Proteins from a genomic interval of Euwallacea fornicatus isolate EFF26 chromosome 1, ASM4011564v1, whole genome shotgun sequence:
- the LOC136342850 gene encoding uncharacterized protein isoform X2 has product MSANLNSPLNAVKKQTLDLCNSSQSSLHTKVNTGANWGVNADPSMNTLSTPAQSRSTNLCNVPEPNVQPMLVDINNSTFNEQAPQVQKDINIPQKKDEIASVKEKKNVKQSKECKNAAPPVRRNPPRKSSLKQDLLKKDHLMEEDFALLDKLDRASSVKGKSAKLLVKSLEVGSSKSKRPCNTNGKKVKPLKDITAELPNMLVEKKQKRAPSIKAMKPISNCAAKKRGRPAKKVPASDLTDLVSTTFEMVEKFVKDNKGTLRGSKNDINALVRNQATLLAYVRGDYDRKKVTARVKEVLKQK; this is encoded by the exons ATGTCCGCCAATCTTAATAGTCCCCTCAACGCGGTCAAGAAGCAGACCTTGGACCTGTGCAACAGCAGTCAGAGTTCTCTCCACACGAAAGTAAATACAGGCGCAAATTGGGGAGTTAACGCTGATCCGTCAATGAATACTTTATCTACCCCT GCCCAATCAAGAAGTACAAATCTCTGCAACGTCCCTGAACCCAACGTGCAGCCGATGTTGGTTGATATCAATAACTCGACTTTTAATGAACAAGCGCCCCAGGTGCAGAAAGATATCAATATTCCTCAGAAAAAGGATGAAATAGCTTCCGTcaaggagaaaaaaaatgtcaaacaGTCCAAGGAATGTAAGAATGCTGCACCACCAGTTCGCCGAAATCCTCCAAGAAAATCATCTTTAAAACAAGACCTTTTAAAAAAAGATCACTTAATGGAAGAGGATTTTGCTCTCTTGGATAAGTTGGATCGGGCCAGTTCGGTGAAGGGCAAGAGCGCAAAGCTTTTGGTGAAATCCTTAGAAGTTGGAAGCAGCAAGAGCAAAAGACCGTGCAATACAAATGGCAAGAAAGTCAAGCCCTTGAAGGACATTACTGCTGAGTTACCCAATATGCTG gTCGAAAAGAAGCAAAAACGAGCACCCTCCATCAAAGCCATGAAGCCGATCTCAAATTGCGCCGCAAAAAAACGCGGAAGACCTGCGAAAAAAGTTCCCGCCTCAGATCTCACTGATCTCGTTTCTACCACTTTCGAAATGGTCGAAAAATTCGTTAAGGACAATAAAGGAACATTACGAGGGTCCAAAAACGACATTAATGCTCTCGTTCGGAATCAGGCCACCTTACTGGCCTATGTCAGGGGTGATTACGATCGAAAAAAGGTCACAGCAAGGGTTAAGGAAGTTTTAAAGCAGAAATGA
- the LOC136342850 gene encoding uncharacterized protein isoform X1 yields the protein MSANLNSPLNAVKKQTLDLCNSSQSSLHTKVNTGANWGVNADPSMNTLSTPVMTEYFCRSFPVLLTALFDPANKAQSRSTNLCNVPEPNVQPMLVDINNSTFNEQAPQVQKDINIPQKKDEIASVKEKKNVKQSKECKNAAPPVRRNPPRKSSLKQDLLKKDHLMEEDFALLDKLDRASSVKGKSAKLLVKSLEVGSSKSKRPCNTNGKKVKPLKDITAELPNMLVEKKQKRAPSIKAMKPISNCAAKKRGRPAKKVPASDLTDLVSTTFEMVEKFVKDNKGTLRGSKNDINALVRNQATLLAYVRGDYDRKKVTARVKEVLKQK from the exons ATGTCCGCCAATCTTAATAGTCCCCTCAACGCGGTCAAGAAGCAGACCTTGGACCTGTGCAACAGCAGTCAGAGTTCTCTCCACACGAAAGTAAATACAGGCGCAAATTGGGGAGTTAACGCTGATCCGTCAATGAATACTTTATCTACCCCTGTAATGACTGAATATTTCTGCAGAAGTTTTCCAGTTTTATTAACTGCACTATTTGATCCCGCTAACAAGGCCCAATCAAGAAGTACAAATCTCTGCAACGTCCCTGAACCCAACGTGCAGCCGATGTTGGTTGATATCAATAACTCGACTTTTAATGAACAAGCGCCCCAGGTGCAGAAAGATATCAATATTCCTCAGAAAAAGGATGAAATAGCTTCCGTcaaggagaaaaaaaatgtcaaacaGTCCAAGGAATGTAAGAATGCTGCACCACCAGTTCGCCGAAATCCTCCAAGAAAATCATCTTTAAAACAAGACCTTTTAAAAAAAGATCACTTAATGGAAGAGGATTTTGCTCTCTTGGATAAGTTGGATCGGGCCAGTTCGGTGAAGGGCAAGAGCGCAAAGCTTTTGGTGAAATCCTTAGAAGTTGGAAGCAGCAAGAGCAAAAGACCGTGCAATACAAATGGCAAGAAAGTCAAGCCCTTGAAGGACATTACTGCTGAGTTACCCAATATGCTG gTCGAAAAGAAGCAAAAACGAGCACCCTCCATCAAAGCCATGAAGCCGATCTCAAATTGCGCCGCAAAAAAACGCGGAAGACCTGCGAAAAAAGTTCCCGCCTCAGATCTCACTGATCTCGTTTCTACCACTTTCGAAATGGTCGAAAAATTCGTTAAGGACAATAAAGGAACATTACGAGGGTCCAAAAACGACATTAATGCTCTCGTTCGGAATCAGGCCACCTTACTGGCCTATGTCAGGGGTGATTACGATCGAAAAAAGGTCACAGCAAGGGTTAAGGAAGTTTTAAAGCAGAAATGA
- the Phf5a gene encoding PHD finger-like domain-containing protein 5A has translation MAKHHPDLIFCRKQPGVAIGRLCEKCDGKCVICDSYVRPCTLVRICDECNYGSYQGRCVICGGPGVSDAYYCKECTVQEKDRDGCPKIVNLGSSKTDLFYERKKYGFKRR, from the coding sequence ATGGCCAAGCATCATCCTGATCTTATTTTCTGCAGAAAACAACCAGGAGTAGCCATAGGAAGGCTATGTGAAAAATGTGACGGCAAGTGTGTTATTTGTGATTCTTATGTACGTCCATGTACTCTAGTAAGGATATGTGATGAATGCAATTATGGCTCATATCAGGGAAGATGCGTAATTTGTGGAGGTCCTGGTGTGTCTGATGCTTATTATTGTAAAGAGTGCACAGTGCAGGAGAAAGACAGGGATGGCTGTCCAAAGATTGTGAATCTTGGTAGTTCCAAGACTGACTTGTTCTATGAACGGAAGAAGTATGGGTTTAAAAGACGTTAG